The Maridesulfovibrio frigidus DSM 17176 genome has a segment encoding these proteins:
- the hemW gene encoding radical SAM family heme chaperone HemW: MALTHAFFNAPLLQGDGKEARNLLLYIHVPFCVRKCHYCAFHSQVFNQVTFAWYLKTLLAEIELWGRRFKKPKIGTVYFGGGTPSLIPPFQLELIMDALRKHFTFIKGMEITIEANPDSANDKSYFDSLISMGINRLSIGFQSLDDRNLMALGRPHSARQAAETYYMARKAGFANISIDLMWGLPRQKMKDWNNELKAVVKLKPEHISSYGLSIEPDTVFGQNRAEVEPELPPDSEQAKMFIYGAEFLESMGYIQYEISSFARIGFTSRHNQGYWDRLDYLGMGPSAVSTVGNRRFTNPFYMDEYDAAVRGEFLGEDFEEITDEIKAQELVMLSLRTSRGLKLAEYTELTGKDLMKDKKSVITALHQNGLVRISAGFIRLTKNGMLVSNSILQSLAFD; this comes from the coding sequence ATGGCTCTAACTCACGCATTTTTTAATGCACCGCTATTGCAAGGGGATGGAAAAGAAGCAAGGAATCTGCTCCTTTATATCCATGTGCCTTTTTGCGTCCGCAAATGCCATTACTGCGCTTTTCATTCACAGGTTTTTAATCAGGTCACCTTTGCATGGTATCTCAAGACGCTTCTCGCTGAGATTGAATTATGGGGTCGCAGATTTAAAAAGCCCAAGATCGGTACAGTCTATTTCGGGGGCGGGACTCCAAGCCTAATACCACCTTTTCAGCTTGAATTGATAATGGATGCGCTTCGTAAGCATTTCACATTCATCAAGGGTATGGAAATAACCATAGAAGCCAACCCAGATTCCGCCAATGATAAGTCCTATTTTGACAGTCTTATCTCCATGGGTATTAATAGGTTGAGCATCGGATTTCAAAGCTTAGATGATCGCAATTTGATGGCTCTCGGCAGGCCCCATTCAGCAAGGCAGGCCGCTGAAACATACTACATGGCGCGCAAAGCAGGATTCGCTAATATCAGTATCGACCTTATGTGGGGTTTACCTCGTCAGAAGATGAAAGACTGGAACAATGAGCTTAAGGCTGTTGTTAAGCTAAAACCAGAGCATATTTCATCGTACGGGCTATCCATTGAACCCGACACCGTATTTGGGCAAAACCGAGCCGAAGTTGAACCCGAATTGCCGCCGGATAGCGAGCAAGCCAAGATGTTCATCTACGGCGCAGAGTTCCTAGAATCAATGGGCTATATTCAATATGAAATTTCAAGTTTCGCGCGTATAGGATTCACCTCACGCCATAATCAAGGTTACTGGGACAGGCTGGATTATCTCGGGATGGGGCCATCCGCAGTGTCCACAGTAGGTAATCGCAGATTTACTAATCCATTCTACATGGATGAGTATGATGCCGCCGTGCGCGGAGAATTCCTTGGTGAGGATTTTGAAGAAATAACAGACGAAATAAAAGCGCAAGAATTAGTAATGCTAAGTCTACGCACATCACGCGGATTAAAGCTGGCAGAATACACAGAACTGACAGGAAAAGATCTGATGAAAGACAAAAAGTCAGTAATAACCGCACTACACCAAAATGGCCTAGTACGAATAAGCGCAGGATTCATAAGACTAACAAAAAACGGAATGCTCGTATCAAACTCGATATTACAATCATTAGCATTTGATTAG
- the rnhA gene encoding ribonuclease HI — MSNKKVIIYTDGSCLGNPGPGGYGAVLLFNEHRNEISQGYKRTTNNRMEMRAVIAALSELKEPCDITLFTDSQYVKNAFTKRWLANWQKNGWKTAAKKPVKNKDLWQQFIPLMAKHTVDWRWVKGHSGDPENERCDDLARDAAESYDLIEDEEI, encoded by the coding sequence ATGTCCAATAAGAAAGTCATCATATATACAGACGGGTCCTGTCTCGGTAATCCCGGACCGGGCGGATACGGAGCAGTGCTCCTTTTCAACGAGCATCGCAACGAAATTTCTCAAGGATACAAACGCACCACAAATAATCGTATGGAAATGCGCGCAGTAATCGCAGCATTAAGCGAACTAAAAGAACCATGCGACATCACTCTTTTCACCGATTCACAGTACGTAAAAAACGCCTTCACAAAAAGATGGCTAGCAAATTGGCAAAAAAATGGTTGGAAAACCGCTGCCAAGAAGCCCGTTAAAAACAAAGATCTCTGGCAACAATTCATACCTCTGATGGCCAAGCACACAGTAGACTGGAGATGGGTAAAAGGACATTCAGGCGATCCAGAAAACGAACGCTGCGATGATCTAGCACGTGATGCCGCTGAGTCTTATGATTTAATCGAAGATGAAGAAATATAG
- the hflK gene encoding FtsH protease activity modulator HflK: MNWDWDKLSEQRQRNTGSKPPGVDEINSTIKKFRGSGLPGGKYIIIGIVVLWFLSGIYIVEPDEVGVVTRFGKYVSTTNPGPHYHLPVPIESVMKPQVTRIRRVEVGFRSFGSSRSFTQGQSRNVPEESLMLTGDENIVDVQFIVQYQIKDPVEYLFKVTNQNKTLQDAAEAAMREVIGKTKIELALTTGKLQIQTETRALLQKIVDSYELGVNVLAVQLQNVHPPAEVVDAFKDVASAREDKSRYINEAEAYRNDILPKARGQAAVILNKAEAYKETKVRVAEGEAKRFMAVYREYSKAKDITVKRLYLETMENILSDPDVTKVILSESASKRALPFLSLDGGSFPQNAINSKKGVK; encoded by the coding sequence ATGAACTGGGACTGGGACAAACTATCGGAACAACGGCAGAGGAACACTGGCTCTAAACCGCCGGGTGTGGATGAAATAAACTCCACGATCAAAAAATTTCGCGGCTCCGGATTACCGGGTGGCAAATATATCATAATCGGAATTGTCGTACTTTGGTTTCTTTCAGGAATCTACATTGTAGAACCTGATGAAGTCGGTGTGGTAACTCGTTTTGGTAAATATGTTTCCACCACTAACCCTGGCCCGCACTACCATTTACCGGTTCCTATTGAATCGGTAATGAAACCACAGGTTACACGCATTAGGCGTGTCGAAGTCGGTTTCCGTTCCTTTGGATCTTCCCGCTCATTCACACAGGGGCAGTCCCGGAACGTCCCTGAAGAATCTTTGATGCTGACAGGTGATGAGAACATTGTTGATGTTCAATTTATCGTTCAGTATCAGATTAAAGATCCTGTTGAGTACCTTTTCAAGGTAACCAATCAGAACAAGACTCTTCAGGACGCAGCCGAAGCCGCCATGCGTGAAGTTATCGGTAAGACCAAAATTGAATTGGCACTTACTACAGGTAAGTTGCAGATTCAGACTGAAACCAGAGCTTTGCTACAAAAGATTGTGGATTCGTATGAGCTTGGTGTGAATGTTCTTGCAGTTCAGTTGCAGAATGTTCATCCGCCAGCCGAAGTTGTTGACGCTTTTAAGGACGTTGCAAGTGCGCGTGAAGATAAAAGCCGTTACATCAACGAAGCTGAAGCATATCGTAATGATATTCTGCCGAAAGCTCGCGGTCAGGCCGCTGTTATCCTTAACAAAGCTGAAGCGTACAAGGAAACTAAAGTACGTGTAGCTGAAGGTGAGGCTAAGAGATTCATGGCTGTTTATCGCGAATACTCAAAAGCGAAAGACATTACGGTTAAACGTTTGTATCTGGAAACAATGGAAAACATTCTTTCTGATCCTGATGTAACCAAGGTCATTCTCTCAGAGAGTGCTTCTAAAAGAGCGTTGCCATTTCTGTCTTTGGACGGTGGCTCGTTCCCGCAGAATGCTATAAATAGTAAGAAGGGGGTAAAGTAA
- a CDS encoding phosphomannomutase/phosphoglucomutase produces MKKMNREIFRAYDIRGVVDKDFDDEWVENLGRACGTWFINKGWDRAVIGHDCRHSSPAYQAAILRGLNKSGVDVLFLDLVPSPAFYFAAKKLNYKAGVMITASHNPPEFNGFKIWGEDTTIHSGDIQEIFDIMASGKFAEGSGMASFHNIVPYYIEDLLSGIKLKRPVKVVLDGGNGAGGHIALELLRQAGAEVVPLYCDPDGDFPNHHPDPVVEAYMGDLLEAVVEHGAEAGIGLDGDADRIGAVDETGKLMPGDRLLAIYARDMLRKNPGEMVVADVKCSQLLFEDIDKHGGKPLMAKTGHSIMKAKMAETGAGLGGEMSGHIFFADRFYGFDDGLYAALRLIEILSQEEAPLSQMLEDWPETFFTPELRIDCPEKIKFDLVDLATEQFKTEYDVIDIDGARIVFADGWALVRASNTQAALTLRFEASTPERLTEIRHIVESLLSRLSDELSTQ; encoded by the coding sequence ATGAAAAAAATGAACAGAGAAATATTCAGAGCATACGATATTCGCGGAGTTGTAGATAAAGATTTCGACGACGAATGGGTGGAAAACTTAGGCCGTGCATGTGGCACATGGTTTATAAACAAAGGATGGGACCGTGCTGTTATCGGACATGATTGCAGACACAGTTCCCCTGCCTATCAAGCCGCCATACTGCGTGGGCTTAACAAATCCGGCGTGGATGTCCTTTTTCTCGACCTTGTACCCAGTCCGGCATTCTACTTTGCAGCCAAAAAGTTAAACTACAAAGCGGGAGTTATGATCACCGCTAGTCATAACCCTCCAGAGTTTAACGGATTTAAAATATGGGGCGAAGACACCACCATCCATAGCGGAGATATTCAGGAAATTTTCGATATTATGGCTAGCGGGAAATTTGCAGAAGGGTCAGGCATGGCCTCTTTCCATAATATAGTCCCCTACTATATTGAAGACCTACTCTCCGGCATCAAATTAAAAAGACCCGTCAAAGTAGTCCTCGATGGTGGAAACGGTGCGGGCGGACATATAGCCCTTGAACTGCTCCGCCAAGCTGGCGCAGAAGTAGTGCCTTTATATTGTGACCCAGATGGAGATTTCCCCAACCATCATCCCGATCCTGTAGTTGAAGCATATATGGGAGACTTGCTTGAAGCCGTCGTAGAGCATGGAGCCGAAGCAGGTATAGGCCTTGATGGCGACGCTGACCGTATAGGAGCCGTTGATGAAACGGGCAAACTAATGCCCGGAGACAGACTCCTCGCCATCTACGCGCGGGATATGCTTCGTAAGAATCCCGGCGAAATGGTGGTTGCGGATGTTAAATGCAGCCAACTATTATTCGAAGACATCGATAAGCACGGCGGCAAGCCGCTCATGGCAAAAACGGGCCATTCCATTATGAAGGCAAAGATGGCGGAAACTGGCGCAGGCCTCGGCGGCGAGATGAGCGGCCACATATTCTTTGCAGATCGCTTCTACGGATTCGATGATGGACTATACGCTGCCCTGCGGTTAATTGAAATTCTATCGCAGGAAGAAGCGCCACTGTCCCAGATGCTCGAAGATTGGCCGGAAACATTCTTCACGCCGGAACTCCGTATAGATTGCCCGGAAAAGATTAAATTTGATCTGGTAGACCTAGCCACAGAACAGTTTAAAACAGAATACGATGTCATCGACATAGATGGAGCGCGAATCGTTTTTGCAGATGGCTGGGCACTTGTAAGAGCATCCAATACACAAGCAGCTTTAACCTTGCGCTTTGAAGCTTCCACCCCTGAAAGATTGACAGAAATACGCCACATAGTAGAATCTCTTCTATCCCGGTTAAGTGACGAGTTGAGTACGCAATAA
- a CDS encoding universal stress protein: MEKHLLVCVSDDGTAAYSVRFIRDFFDSPCDVHVTLFHVAPQGGKWGSHNPTQKGKTLLEKTKKWFVDNSVCTESKIKIKSVISRGGIAREIVQEGHKGMYDAVVLGRQTAFLFEELFDYSVSHRVIWEDITFPLWFCKCPQEIPKKDVLLCLGDGEPTKRIADHVGFILNGNPSHNVTLLHVHNAKESNAEDSKKMFVAAHEILVANGLEASRITERIIENVNVDKAIQEECARGHYAAVAIGREYHSKTAKEKLLPNSISVKLLRKLEGAALWISK, encoded by the coding sequence ATGGAAAAACATTTATTGGTTTGTGTGTCCGATGACGGCACTGCAGCTTATTCTGTAAGGTTCATAAGAGATTTTTTTGATTCTCCATGCGATGTGCACGTGACTCTTTTTCATGTTGCTCCTCAGGGTGGAAAATGGGGTTCCCATAACCCTACTCAAAAGGGCAAGACGTTGCTCGAAAAAACTAAAAAATGGTTTGTAGATAATAGCGTCTGCACCGAGAGTAAAATTAAGATAAAAAGCGTCATCTCACGTGGCGGTATCGCTAGAGAAATAGTGCAGGAAGGACACAAAGGCATGTACGATGCTGTTGTTCTTGGGCGTCAGACCGCGTTCTTATTTGAAGAACTTTTTGATTACAGCGTTAGCCACAGAGTTATATGGGAAGATATTACTTTCCCGCTGTGGTTTTGTAAGTGTCCGCAGGAAATACCTAAAAAGGATGTCCTGTTGTGCCTTGGTGACGGAGAGCCTACGAAGAGAATTGCTGACCATGTAGGGTTCATTCTTAACGGAAATCCCAGTCATAATGTAACTTTATTGCATGTGCACAATGCAAAAGAATCCAACGCGGAAGATTCTAAAAAAATGTTCGTCGCAGCGCATGAAATTTTGGTTGCAAACGGTCTTGAAGCTTCGCGCATTACGGAGCGAATTATTGAGAACGTTAATGTAGATAAAGCTATTCAGGAAGAGTGCGCAAGAGGGCATTATGCCGCAGTCGCCATTGGCCGTGAATATCATAGCAAAACTGCAAAAGAAAAATTGCTACCTAATTCCATCAGTGTAAAACTTTTACGGAAGCTGGAAGGCGCTGCTCTTTGGATCAGCAAATAA
- the glf gene encoding UDP-galactopyranose mutase, whose amino-acid sequence MKISHKHVVVGAGITGSVIARRIAEDCGEQVLVIDSRDHIGGNCYSCFDPETGVEVHSYGTHIFHTSERRVWDYLNRFTEFNSYRHKVLTTYKNRTYHMPVNLQTINSFFGLSLRPQEVAVFIKKQSEKENITDPQNLEEKAISLIGRDLYEAFVKGYTLKQWECDPRELSAEIISRLPFRHTYECDYFTCRYQGLPYEGYGKMFENMLDHELITVQLETDFFDIRKDLPEDCTVYYSGPVDKFFDYRHGELTWRSLRFEYEHEDVADYQGTSVMNYADIDVPYTRIHEYQHLHPERENKSGKTVISREFSMKWKQGEEPYYPVNTAEDRKMMELYRSDAEKLERVHFTGRLGQYKYYDMDKAVLAALEVCDEVLKG is encoded by the coding sequence ATGAAAATATCGCATAAACATGTTGTGGTTGGAGCAGGCATTACAGGATCAGTCATTGCGCGCCGCATTGCGGAAGATTGTGGTGAGCAGGTGCTTGTTATCGATAGCCGAGATCACATCGGGGGTAACTGTTATAGTTGCTTTGATCCTGAAACAGGTGTCGAGGTCCATAGCTACGGCACACATATTTTTCATACCTCCGAACGTAGAGTCTGGGATTACCTGAACCGTTTTACAGAATTTAATAGTTACCGCCATAAAGTTCTGACCACGTATAAGAATCGCACCTACCATATGCCAGTGAATTTACAGACGATTAATTCTTTCTTTGGTCTAAGTCTGCGTCCGCAAGAGGTTGCGGTTTTTATTAAGAAACAGAGCGAAAAAGAGAATATTACTGATCCGCAAAATTTGGAAGAAAAGGCGATTAGCCTGATTGGGCGTGACCTCTATGAGGCCTTTGTTAAGGGGTATACTCTTAAGCAATGGGAATGCGACCCGCGCGAACTTTCCGCTGAAATTATCAGCCGTTTACCTTTCCGTCATACTTATGAATGTGATTACTTCACTTGCCGCTATCAGGGGTTGCCTTACGAAGGTTACGGCAAAATGTTTGAGAACATGTTGGATCACGAGCTGATTACGGTTCAGCTGGAAACAGATTTTTTTGATATACGTAAAGATTTGCCGGAAGATTGCACCGTTTACTATTCAGGTCCGGTGGATAAATTTTTCGATTATCGCCATGGTGAACTAACGTGGCGTTCGCTTAGGTTCGAGTATGAGCATGAGGATGTAGCTGATTATCAGGGGACTTCGGTCATGAACTACGCGGATATTGATGTGCCTTACACTCGCATTCATGAATATCAGCATCTACATCCAGAACGTGAGAACAAGAGCGGCAAGACAGTCATCTCGCGCGAGTTCTCCATGAAATGGAAGCAGGGCGAGGAGCCATACTATCCCGTCAACACCGCAGAGGACCGCAAGATGATGGAATTGTACCGTAGCGATGCTGAGAAGCTTGAGAGGGTGCATTTTACAGGTAGACTCGGGCAGTACAAATATTATGACATGGATAAGGCCGTGCTGGCGGCGCTTGAGGTTTGTGATGAGGTTTTGAAGGGCTAG
- a CDS encoding Rne/Rng family ribonuclease codes for MTLKKRREKMFISVLPEEQVEVALTQEGQVIEYYVEMLHQAKTKGNIYKGYIHNIDAALQAAFINYGAERNGFLQVDEVHPEYYQGTYKLKKGHRYPLLQKVLKPGQEIFVQVVKEPTGKKGAFLSSYLSIPGRYFVLTPGREQIGISRKIEDEKERARLKEIIDSVNPGDGVGVIVRTASMGQSKSALTRDFKFLTRLWNDIRTKGQDIQPPAPVYEEMGLAARSVRDYLSSDVTEIWVDDKETAEQVKKLAALSFPRRNNLVKLHSETDKSLWERFNLVKQVEQIYGREVNLPSGGRLVFDQTEALTAIDINSGKIGGERNFKEMALKTNKESAEMIACQLKLRDLGGQVVIDFIEMKDPKHCREVEKTMRAALKSDRARTDVGRISRFGLMELVRQRLGSSAIAVSTESCPCCSGTGMRRNMEWQSMQALKDIYRMLRRPGCTSPLNYEAEEELALYLLNHKRPAIVNYEKAFDTKINIEIQWAE; via the coding sequence AGAAGAGAAAAAATGTTTATTAGCGTGCTACCTGAAGAACAGGTGGAAGTAGCGCTAACTCAGGAAGGTCAGGTCATTGAGTATTACGTAGAAATGCTCCATCAGGCCAAGACCAAAGGAAATATCTACAAAGGATATATCCACAACATCGATGCCGCTTTGCAGGCGGCTTTCATTAACTACGGAGCCGAACGTAACGGCTTTTTGCAGGTTGATGAAGTTCATCCCGAATATTATCAGGGAACATATAAGCTCAAGAAAGGGCATAGATACCCGCTATTGCAGAAGGTTTTAAAGCCAGGACAAGAGATTTTTGTTCAGGTTGTTAAGGAACCTACTGGCAAGAAAGGTGCTTTTTTGTCCTCGTACCTGTCCATTCCGGGGCGCTATTTTGTGTTGACTCCTGGGCGCGAACAGATCGGCATATCCCGCAAAATCGAAGATGAAAAAGAGCGCGCAAGGCTTAAAGAAATCATCGATTCAGTTAATCCCGGTGATGGGGTTGGGGTTATTGTCCGTACTGCAAGTATGGGCCAGAGCAAGTCCGCTCTAACTAGAGACTTCAAATTTCTCACCAGACTCTGGAACGATATCAGAACAAAAGGACAGGATATTCAACCGCCTGCTCCTGTATATGAAGAAATGGGTCTTGCAGCACGTTCCGTACGTGATTATCTCTCCTCTGATGTTACTGAAATCTGGGTGGACGATAAAGAAACTGCGGAGCAAGTTAAAAAACTTGCCGCGCTATCTTTTCCAAGACGCAATAATTTGGTCAAGCTTCACTCTGAGACAGATAAATCTCTTTGGGAGCGTTTCAATCTAGTTAAACAGGTCGAGCAGATCTACGGACGCGAAGTAAATCTTCCTTCCGGCGGCAGACTCGTTTTTGACCAGACTGAAGCCCTTACCGCTATTGATATTAACTCCGGAAAAATCGGCGGAGAGCGTAACTTTAAAGAGATGGCGCTCAAGACCAATAAAGAAAGTGCTGAAATGATTGCTTGTCAGCTTAAACTTCGTGACCTTGGTGGTCAGGTCGTTATCGACTTTATTGAAATGAAAGATCCGAAACATTGCCGTGAGGTTGAAAAAACCATGCGCGCCGCACTCAAATCCGATCGTGCGCGGACGGATGTTGGTCGCATTTCTCGTTTTGGGTTGATGGAACTTGTTCGTCAGCGTCTCGGATCTTCTGCCATTGCGGTTAGTACTGAGTCATGTCCATGCTGTTCGGGCACAGGGATGAGACGTAATATGGAATGGCAGTCCATGCAGGCTCTTAAAGATATTTACAGAATGCTTAGAAGACCCGGCTGTACTTCCCCGCTGAACTATGAAGCGGAAGAAGAGCTCGCTCTCTATCTTTTGAACCACAAGCGGCCCGCGATTGTTAATTACGAAAAAGCGTTTGATACAAAAATTAATATCGAGATTCAGTGGGCTGAGTAG
- a CDS encoding epoxyqueuosine reductase QueH: MASKRILLHACCGPCSITTIDILREQGFEVTAFFYNPNIHPLQEYVRRRESFLEVAKTMDVKVIGSTTEYDSKKWFRDVAFREDNRCFHCYADRLERTLSLAKRGNFDFFTTTLLYSKFQKHKSIADLGKDLAASGKCEFLYYDFREGWKEGIERSKDMGIYRQQYCGCLFSENERFAKEL, translated from the coding sequence ATGGCTTCCAAAAGAATTTTACTTCATGCTTGCTGCGGCCCCTGCTCAATCACAACGATTGATATTTTACGGGAACAGGGTTTTGAAGTGACTGCTTTTTTCTACAACCCCAATATACATCCCCTGCAGGAATATGTCCGTCGCCGCGAATCCTTTTTAGAAGTAGCCAAGACTATGGACGTTAAGGTTATCGGAAGTACCACGGAATATGACTCGAAAAAATGGTTCCGCGACGTTGCCTTCCGCGAAGATAACCGCTGTTTTCACTGCTATGCTGATAGATTGGAGCGCACGCTATCGCTCGCAAAAAGGGGCAATTTCGACTTCTTCACAACAACTCTCCTTTACAGCAAATTTCAAAAGCACAAGTCCATTGCCGATCTCGGAAAAGATTTAGCCGCTTCCGGTAAATGCGAATTTTTATATTACGATTTCCGAGAAGGTTGGAAGGAAGGAATTGAGCGTTCAAAAGATATGGGGATTTATCGCCAGCAATATTGCGGGTGCCTATTCAGTGAAAATGAACGGTTCGCCAAGGAATTATAA
- the hflC gene encoding protease modulator HflC: MSLLKKSSAPLAILLIVLVLGFVQSAFIVKQTEKAIVLQLGKPKAGPLGPGLHFKLPFVQNVIYFDSRLLEYDARPAEILTKDKKNMVVDNYSKWRITDPLQFYRTVTSIPRAQARLDDIIYAELRVALGGYTLIEIISSDRTAIMTEVTLKSNELVSAYGIEINDVRIKRTDLPPENARAIYGRMRAERERMAKQYRSQGSEASARITAQADKERAITLADANLKAEILRGEGDGIATKTYADSFGKAAGFYEFKKSLEAYEKGFKSNTRIILSQDNPFLKYMK; encoded by the coding sequence ATGAGTTTACTTAAAAAAAGCTCCGCTCCCCTAGCTATATTACTTATAGTTTTAGTGCTCGGGTTTGTACAAAGTGCATTCATTGTAAAGCAGACCGAGAAAGCGATTGTATTGCAGCTTGGTAAGCCCAAAGCCGGACCTCTTGGACCGGGGCTTCATTTTAAACTCCCGTTCGTTCAGAACGTGATTTATTTTGATTCACGCTTGCTTGAGTATGACGCTCGTCCTGCTGAGATTCTGACTAAAGATAAGAAGAACATGGTTGTGGATAACTACTCCAAGTGGCGCATTACTGACCCCTTGCAGTTTTACCGTACCGTTACTTCTATTCCTCGTGCTCAGGCTCGCCTTGATGATATCATCTACGCTGAGCTTCGAGTCGCTCTTGGTGGATATACCTTGATTGAGATTATCTCCAGTGACCGTACTGCCATTATGACAGAGGTTACTTTGAAATCTAACGAACTTGTTTCAGCTTACGGAATCGAGATCAATGATGTACGTATTAAACGTACTGATCTACCACCTGAAAACGCCCGTGCTATTTACGGACGTATGAGGGCGGAACGTGAACGTATGGCTAAGCAGTATCGTTCTCAGGGTAGTGAAGCTTCAGCCCGCATCACTGCGCAGGCTGATAAAGAAAGAGCAATCACTCTGGCTGATGCCAACCTCAAAGCAGAAATTCTTCGAGGTGAGGGTGATGGGATTGCTACTAAGACATACGCGGACAGTTTCGGAAAGGCTGCTGGATTCTACGAATTCAAGAAGTCTCTGGAAGCATATGAAAAAGGTTTCAAGAGCAACACACGGATCATCCTTTCACAGGATAATCCATTCTTGAAATATATGAAGTAG